A section of the Citrus sinensis cultivar Valencia sweet orange chromosome 8, DVS_A1.0, whole genome shotgun sequence genome encodes:
- the LOC102617129 gene encoding uncharacterized protein LOC102617129, with translation MMMRYKEEKEAKKEAFRKYLDSSGVLDALTKVLVALYEQNDKPSSALEFVQQKLGAPSVSEYEKLQAEMSDLQLKYNELLAAHQENCKELEELKNSQKTASTEENNDAEAPKDEP, from the exons ATGATGATGCGATACAAAGAG GAAAAAGAAGCCAAAAAGGAAGCTTTCAGGAAGTACTTAGATTCTAGTGGCGTTCTTGATGCACTCACCAAAG TTCTTGTTGCATTGTATGAGCAAAATGACAAGCCTTCTTCTGCTCTTGA GTTTGTTCAACAGAAATTAGGAGCTCCTAGTGTCTCTGAATATGAGAAGCTGCAAGCTGAAATGTCAGATTTGCAATTGAAATATAATGAGCTTTTGGCTGCACATCAAGAAAATTGCAAAGAg TTAGAGGAACTTAAGAATTCACAGAAAACGGCATCTACCGAAGAGAATAATGATGCTGAGGCGCCAAAGGATGAGCCCTAG